The sequence below is a genomic window from Dioscorea cayenensis subsp. rotundata cultivar TDr96_F1 chromosome 6, TDr96_F1_v2_PseudoChromosome.rev07_lg8_w22 25.fasta, whole genome shotgun sequence.
TTTATTCACCGAAGCAACCTTTAAGTGtaccaaaaatagtaataattcaAACATGTGTTAGGATTGTGACAAGTGAAGGACAACAAAGACATCAATCAAATTATCAAAGAAATCAATGGTCTATATATCATTAAAGACACCGATACATTCATGGATTtctctaaaaaattttgttgtctccTTTTGAAATATCAGTAAGAACCTCTATAACCTAATTAGTCATGGTGTTGCATTTACGATCATGCAGAATTTGCTAAGCAAGATCATCATGATCCTTAATACAAGATTTCATCTTTGTTAGTATTTCAcattctataaataaataaatagtactttgaaagaaaaaacacacacatatatataattgtcaCACTGAACAAGATCATCATTTAATTTGCAAATGTAGCTTTATCTGCAAGCAGATGAAAATCACAGATTCATAAAACACTATCAACATTGTGACAGGAAAGCAGAGCTTGTGTTCGTCTCACAAGAATTTTTCCACTTGAACCATCCCAAGTTTGCTTTATTTAGCAATATGATCCTTCATACACAcactaataataacaacaacaataataagcaaAATCACAAGATTTATTTAGCGGTCCTTCATAGCATTAAAGATTTCCTTGCTTCCCATATACTTCATTACCTGAGATAAAAGGCAGAACAAGATTTGTCAATGTCAACACCATTTTGACCACAGTAACAATGaaaatatagaagaagaaattttcttttttagtttttgctaCTTTGTTATGCTTTGCTTCATTCAactaaatacaaagaataatctCCCTTCTTtcaagtattttaaaaaatcattcaagAATACTGAAAATCAATGATAGAGTATCAAATCTCCGAAAACACTCATTTAAGTTGCTCACAATTTCACGTAGCTAATTTCAACGATAAAAAAAAGTGCGCAATTCATTAGTTAACTTCATCAATCTCTCAACAGAGTCAAAACCACATGAATATAAAACCGATAAGTACTCTCTAATAACACTACAAAAAGAAACTCAATTTATTAGCTAATTCCAATGATCAAAACCATGGCGCAAAAAAGGAGCTCATGTTTGATCTCATCTCTCAAAAGAGTCAAGCCCATATGTATATAAAACTGAGCACAATTCCAAGTAGCTAAATTCATCAATAAAAAGAGCTTGATTTGTTAGCTAATTTCTTTGATCaaaaccatgacaaaaaaaGGAACTCGTGTTTGATATGATCTCCCAAAAGAGTCAAGCCcatattaatataaaaccaaTCATAATTTCAAGTAcctaaatttgttaataaaaatagCTCCATTCATTAGTTAATTTCATTGATCAAAACCATAATGTAAAAAGGACATCATGGTTTGATATCATCTCTCAAAACAAAGAACTTCTGTAACTAAACACGGAATCGAGCTAATGAAGAACAATATGTGTAAATTGAAGGACTACCAGATGGTTCAAGAAGAGGAGTCTCCCACAGGCTTGAATTCCTGCAGTTCCTTGAAATTCTCCCAGAGCTTGACCCAAATCTTGGCCTCGTAGACCTCCTTCTTCCCGCCATTGTTCACTTCGACGTCTAAGTAATACATATTGCCTGCAACCACTTGCACTCTCGCCCTCTTAACTTTCATAAACTCAAGAAGAGTGTTCTGCATAAAAGCACTAAACATGTCAAAGTATAAAAGCATTGATATGCAGATATTAAATGTAAGGTTTCAGATTGATATATGGCATCCACTGAAACTTtaagaaatagaaaattaataaagtactaaagaaatgcagaaaataaaaagactataaaaattttaaaccgatagcagaaaaaaaataagcatcTTTAGATGTTCAGAACTGCATTCATCTCAAGTGGCAAACCTCGATCATACTCAAAAGACAAAGTCTCTCCATcagaatcaaaatttatatcaaaatacaaAGAACAAAGATAGACTCCTTTTATAACACATTGCTCTAACAAACACGAAGAACAAAGTCATTCTTAAACATCAGAAATACATTTGTGACAAGTGGCCTAATCTCAATTacacttaaaaaataaagtttcttcttcaaaatcatatttttcttccaaaaataaatacatattgcTGGCTAGAaccattaaacaaaaataacaataacaactactgctgctgctgctgctgctgctgctgctgctgctgctactgctgctgctgctgctgctgctgctaaaATAGAAGTAACAAAGCCCATTCTTAAGCTTCAAAAGTAGATTCATTTGAAGTGGCCAAACCAAATCATGGTTAAAGCTAAAGTTCCTcagtaaaatcaaattttgacgaaaatatataaattatggttaggaaaatttaaataacaacaacaacaacaacagctacaacaacaacaacaacaacaaagatagaCTCCTCTTATAAGTAATAGCACGTTACTACAACAATTAGAAACAACAAGACCATTCTTAAACATCAGAAATACATTCGTATCAATTGATGAAACCTCGATCATACATAAATTTCACTGGTTAGAACCatttaaacaacaacaacaaagatagaATCAAATTACCATATCAAATAGAAACAACAAAACCATTCTTAAACATCAGAAATACATCCATATCAATTGATGAAACGTCAATCATAATAAATTTCACTAGTTACAACCATTTAAACAACAACTTCAACAAAGATAGAACCgcattactataacaaataGAAACAACAAAACCATTGTTAAACATCAGAAATACATTCATGTCAAGTGACCAAACCTCAATCATACTTAATAAGCTAAAGTTTCTCTATCAAACTCctcttataaattataatgacTACCACAAAATGGAAAGAACAAAACCATTCTTTTACATAAGAAACACACAAACAACATGTGGATAAAGCTCAATCACACATAAATCTTAAGCTTccccacaaaaataaaatttttatcaagATAAACACACATCACTTACTATAACCATCTGAACGACAACAAAATCATTCTTAAAGATCAGTAGAATACTCAATGTAAAAGtttctcccaaaaaaaaatcaattttttcatcaaaatataaacaaaaaattggtACCTGCTTCTTATTGTGCTCCTGTACAGCGAAGCGAGCGAGATCATCGATCTCAGCGCTGTTCTCGTTCTCTGGCAAGTCCTTGATGCCTCCGAGCATTGGCGCGGCCATGGAATGAAAGCAAACACAAAACTCAAACTCAAATGGGAAAGACAAAGCCCCAAAAGttcactatttatttatttatttatttatttattgacatttattatttttatttttattttaaaagtgcTTTTCCGACAAAAAGTAGATATTATTTAACCTCTGACTGAGTCTGTGTGCTGATTTGTTTAATTCTGACTGTTGGCtcaccatttttatttttattttattttcttgtttttatttatttatttctaaatgagTAAGGGTTCAAACTTGGAACTTTAAACAAGTACATGAAACTAATGGTTTCATAACGGATGGATATTGACCATactgtaaaaaataataatacagaaaattcaaaaagttttaatttaaattttattgaagacttAATAATAGGTCTCTGATTATGGATGAATTTGTAATACTTACCCCATGTTTTTGGGTGAGGAAGAAAGAATTAAATGTTCAATTCTTAGCCAATGTGTATACTTTTGATAGGGCTTTCATCAACGACCTTGCCACTTGAGTATTTCGTTCAcgtctttttttcttatatatataagaaaaaaagacgTGAACCAAATACTCAAGTGGCAAGTTCGTTGATGATGTGAgtctatttttcaaataaaaaattaaaaaaagggaaaaaaatacaatgtgcattttgtttttatattttattaagtgagaaacaatgttttatttttgacataattttttaaacagtttctctatttttaaatttaccttTTTAGTGTTTTTACTTTGAACTGTAACTTTTTGGACTCTTAACAATTTTGATTTAGTTATATTAgttccctaaaccctaaaccataAAAAGGACTAACATGACTCACATAAACGCAGTAGAAAAACTAAAAGTGTTACAATTTAAAGTGAGGGATTAAAAGTAtaagtttgaaaaagtagaaaaaCTATTAGAGAATTATACCATTGTCTTTTGGTTctagtattttaaaaataatttgctcACACAACCGTTAAGACATTTATTCCTATGTAAAAATAGAAAGTTCAATTTCCATCTAATACATGATGATCAAAAGTTCAATTCCTATAATACATGATGAGTAGAGTCTCTGGCTTGACAGTGGCTgttcattttgttattaattaattgtatcACGTTATTTTCTCccttcataaaatattaaaaaaaaaatctaaatggAGGCTTTCAATgggaaatgaaataaaataccaactcttttatttttttttggtgataaTCTAATTAAATTACCAAGGCGAAACTAATTAGGAAATaaagatctaaaaaaaattcttttactataattaattttaataaaataaatataagaaaatgtagAGACAAGAGAATCGGTTAACCAGTGGTTGATTTAGGGCCTGttcggtttttttttcttaacaccATCCgttttgttctttatttatttatttatttgtgaggGGGAAAAACCACATCCGGATTCTAAAACCAGGATTTAGGTTTCAAAAGACTCATGAAATTTGCAGATATAAATacctataattattttatttattaaatttatattatataaatttatcattCTATCATAgaatagtattttatttttactaataggCGACAAACGTTTGACACTTAAAGGATCATAAAAGAACAAACAGATTTAAAGATACACCAATTATGGTGGTTTACAGACCGCCTAAAAAAATCTCTCTGCCTTACAACTCTGAGGAGTGAAACTACTATTTTTTCCACATGAGACCTATGTCCAGACTAGTGAacaatatatgaataatattgTACCCAAGTGTACAATCATGAACAGTGCTGTCGAGGGAAGAATTCGAATTCTCACCATTTTCTTTACGCTTTTGCGTCATATCATGAACAGTGTTGTCAAGAGAAAAATGTGAATTCTTATTTGTGTCTTTACACTTTTGAGTTATATCATTGAGTTATCCAATGGTTAATCTATTATAGAATAGTTTATATGTCATTCCATTCCAAGTGAAATCAAATTGAAGAATTTGATTagtggtttatttatatttctcaaaaaaattatatttatatttataaaatttgaaatcattgttaataaaaatttctttataCAACTTTCGTTATgacttaattttaaaaaaaaaaactttgtttctTTAAATAAGAAATAGTTAGAATTTCAAAATTAACTTCTATAATGAAtactatatttcaataatatactaatttttattagcatagatatatgaaatatatgatctTTCACTAATGTATACCATTTTATTccacataaataaaatttcaattttttttaataaataaatatgctaaTCATGAAATTCACTTTCCAATCTTACAGCTTATCTCACTATATATATCCCAAACTCAAATTCTATTTTCATTTACAAATCTCTCCGTATTCAACTtaagtttcatttcatttagTGCGGGGtagtttacaaaaatttatataaaaaaaatataaataaatagtgtGGCAGGATTtgcatagaaaaataaaatatcaactatTCTATTACAGTAttgaattccaaaaaaaaaaaaaatctaatatgaGGATCAtcttaaatttagaaaaaaacatatttttattaatacataaaaaactATTTAAGCTGGCAATTTTTGATTTTAAGAAATTGAAAACCGACAAATCAAAACATTTCCAAATGACCCCTTAGCCgccagttttaaaaaaaaataaatcaatcaatcaaaattaaaaccaaTACGATGAgttcatttttgtttctcattcagtttttgattaattttataaaactaaatttaattttataaagtaaataaaaagaattaatttacaaatagtGGCTAATGGCCTAATACCACATCTCAAACATGTGGTTACAACTTACAAGGATACTAACGGCGCccacaaattataaaattacaaaacattGAAATATTATCCCTTGGATAACAAGAGAATTGATTATTAACTAAAATCACATCTTCATAAAACCTTATTATAGACgtctaataatattaaattatcatactaaaaattaaaaagacaaagctcaaaatgaatatttttaaattacaaaatataaataaataatatgaaaaaaatcagcttgataaataataataataataatgatgatgatgatgccacCAATCGAGGATTTGACGCTATTTGCGTAAGGTTTTTTcacattataaataataattttaataattaaaatgatttttttaaacattaaaaataaccaAACGGATTGAGTTATTGGTTTGGTGCATGAGAAAAAGATTTGATTAATTAGGTGTGTGTTGTTgacaaacaaaattataaatggtTTGGCTAATTAAGAGCACCTAACAATATGGACTTTTGTGCAACTAAAACTGCCCCAAACGCAAGTAACGCAATGTCCGTTTTATTAtgacttttctttttattttgtgtaattTTCACAGTTTAATTACTGTATAGATccttataattatgtattt
It includes:
- the LOC120263056 gene encoding cysteine proteinase inhibitor A-like; amino-acid sequence: MAAPMLGGIKDLPENENSAEIDDLARFAVQEHNKKQNTLLEFMKVKRARVQVVAGNMYYLDVEVNNGGKKEVYEAKIWVKLWENFKELQEFKPVGDSSS